From the Caldanaerobius fijiensis DSM 17918 genome, the window GACGTGACAATAAAAGCTATTGAAGAAGAAAAACCAGATTTTGTTTTATGCATAGGACAAGCCGGTGGGCGATTTGCAATTACAGTGGAGAGGGTTGCGATCAATATAGATGATGCCAGGATACCAGATAACGAAAACAATCAGCCCATAGATACGCCAATTGATCCAGAGGGGGAACCTGCTTATTTTGCCACAATCCCAATAAAAGCGATAGTTGAAGCTGTTAAAAATGAGGGGATTCCTGCGGCGGTATCAAATACTGCTGGAACATATGTGTGCAATCACTTGCTGTATGGAGTTTTGAATTATATAAACAAAAATGATTTGAATATCAAGGCTGGATTTATACATATACCATTTTTGCCTGAACAGGTAGTTGATAAGCCCAATATGCCCTCCATGTCCATTGAAACCATGGTAAAAGCTATTGAAATTGCAATAACTACAATTGTTGCATCAAAGTAGGAATGGTAAAATACAGTTTTGCTAAACACCAAATTTACTAAAGGAGTGATATGATGATTAAATTGATAGGTGTTTTGATTGTTATTTTAGGGTTTGCCTTTAAATTTGATGCAATTGGCATAGTTATAGTTGCTGGAATAGTAACAGGGTTGGTAGGTGGTCTTGATATTGTAAAGATATTAGAAACTTTGGGTTCTACATTTGTAGCAAACAGGTACATGTCTCTGTTTATAATGCTGCTGCCTGTTATAGCCGCTTTAGAGAGGAATGGATTAAGAGAAACAGCAACCAAATTCATATCCAAGATTAAACAGGCTACACCGGGTAGAGTGATTTTAAGTTATGGTATCATAAGAATAATAATTGCAGCTTTTAATATTAGTCTGGGTGGAGTTGTAGGCTTTATAAGACCTGTTATTCAACCTATGGCTGTTGGTTCCATAGTGAACAGAGCAGGCAAGATAGATGAAGAGGACCTGGAAGATATAAAAGCTATGGGAGCAGCGCAGGAAAATGTATCCTGGTTTTTTGGACAGGTTTTATTTATCGCGGGTGCAGGAATCTTATTAGTTAAAAGTACACTTGATCAACTAGGATATAAAGTGACGCCTCTTAAAGCGGTGGAAGCAGAAATACCTGTGGCAATATCTGCGATGATAGTTAGTGCTATATTTTTATATATCAGGGATAAAAAATTTATTAAAAAGTATTTTAAAGAAACAAACGTTAGCCAGAGATTAAGCAAAGGGGTAATGTCAAATGACCAGTGAAAACCTTCTTGAAGCAATATATATAATATGTGGCATTGTATCAATCTATGTTGCAATAAAAACTTTAATGGACAGTAAGCACAAATCCAGATATGGCACCACATTATTCTGGGCATCATTAGGAGTTATTATGGCATTTGGAAGATGGCTTCCTAGTATTGTATCGGGTATTCTTGTAATAGTGATGGCACTGCCAGCTATGTTTGGCTTAGTAAAGCCTGGAACAGAAAAGCCCGTAGCAGATGAATACAGGAAAAGGATGTCCGATAAATACGGATATGCGCTTTTTATACCTGCTTTTACTATGGGTATCAGCGCAGTGCTCTTTGCCATATTTACAAAACTTGGGGCTCTTGTAGGACTTGGAATCGGTGCTATAATTGCGGCTATTATTGAAATAGTTATGACGAAAGATACTCCAGCTGTACTTTTAAATGAAGGCAAGAGGATGCTGGACACAGTAGGACCTCTTTCCATGCTTCCGCAACTTTTAGCTTCATTAGGTGCTATATTTACTGCAGCGGGCGTTGGCGATGTAATAGCAAGTGGAGTCAGCAAAATTGTCCCTCAGGGGAATATATTTATTGGGATAGTTGTGTATGCACTAGGTATGGTTATCTTCACCATGATTATGGGAAATGCTTTTGCAGCATTTTCAGTTATAACAGTAGGTATAGGAGTACCATTTGCGATTAAATATGGCTTAAATCCGAATGTTGTAGGTATGTTAGCACTTACAAGCGGTTACTGTGGAACGTTAATGACTCCAATGGCAGCGAATTTTAATATTGTACCTGTTGCTGTACTTGAAATGAAGGATAAATACGGGGTCATCAAAAAACAAATTCCTATTGCTATATCAATGCTTATCATACAGATAATGATCATGTATTTCTTTGGAAGAGCGTAATTTTCACACTTTTATTGACAAATTCTATAAACAGTGCTATAATTGAATTTGCATCAGGTAAAAATGCTATGAGTTAATGATTAATCTTCTTGACATACCCCTTAAAGCTGTGGTATATTAATAAAGCCATCGCAAGAGGGGCAGGGAGACGAAAAAGTCGAGAGATACCCCTTGACAAAGAGACGAAACGATGGTAGAGTATAAGAGCTGTCGGGAGGGAGCAAAAAAGCCCTTGACAGACAGCCAGGTAAGTAGTAAAATAAGAAATCGTCAGCCGAGAGGCTGAGAGAACCTTGCCAATTAAACAGTGAGCGGGATACAATCTGTTTTAGTATATAGTTAAGTATAGCTTACAAGTAGGTGAATC encodes:
- a CDS encoding DUF969 domain-containing protein produces the protein MIKLIGVLIVILGFAFKFDAIGIVIVAGIVTGLVGGLDIVKILETLGSTFVANRYMSLFIMLLPVIAALERNGLRETATKFISKIKQATPGRVILSYGIIRIIIAAFNISLGGVVGFIRPVIQPMAVGSIVNRAGKIDEEDLEDIKAMGAAQENVSWFFGQVLFIAGAGILLVKSTLDQLGYKVTPLKAVEAEIPVAISAMIVSAIFLYIRDKKFIKKYFKETNVSQRLSKGVMSNDQ
- the pcp gene encoding pyroglutamyl-peptidase I, translated to MKVLVTGFDPFGGEKVNPAFEVIKRLSSNIAGAEIVKLQVPTVFRKSIDVTIKAIEEEKPDFVLCIGQAGGRFAITVERVAINIDDARIPDNENNQPIDTPIDPEGEPAYFATIPIKAIVEAVKNEGIPAAVSNTAGTYVCNHLLYGVLNYINKNDLNIKAGFIHIPFLPEQVVDKPNMPSMSIETMVKAIEIAITTIVASK
- a CDS encoding DUF979 domain-containing protein; translated protein: MTSENLLEAIYIICGIVSIYVAIKTLMDSKHKSRYGTTLFWASLGVIMAFGRWLPSIVSGILVIVMALPAMFGLVKPGTEKPVADEYRKRMSDKYGYALFIPAFTMGISAVLFAIFTKLGALVGLGIGAIIAAIIEIVMTKDTPAVLLNEGKRMLDTVGPLSMLPQLLASLGAIFTAAGVGDVIASGVSKIVPQGNIFIGIVVYALGMVIFTMIMGNAFAAFSVITVGIGVPFAIKYGLNPNVVGMLALTSGYCGTLMTPMAANFNIVPVAVLEMKDKYGVIKKQIPIAISMLIIQIMIMYFFGRA